In Streptomyces durocortorensis, a genomic segment contains:
- a CDS encoding PadR family transcriptional regulator: protein MSLPHAILTALLEKPSSGLELTRRFDRSFGYFWSSTHQQIYRELGKLEQAGRIRALPSAVPARGQKKEYEVLPAGREELAAWVALPEDPRPVRDPLLLRMRAAAVVGTNGMGAELRRHLSLHERQLAEYRKIEERDFTPSPTTDESRLRYLVLRGGIDLETFWIGWLTRAIADLDG from the coding sequence ATGTCACTGCCGCACGCGATTCTCACCGCCCTGTTGGAGAAGCCTTCCTCAGGTCTGGAGCTGACCCGCAGGTTCGACCGGTCGTTCGGCTACTTCTGGTCCTCGACCCATCAGCAGATCTATCGCGAGCTGGGGAAACTGGAGCAGGCCGGGCGGATCAGGGCGCTGCCGTCGGCGGTGCCGGCCCGGGGGCAGAAGAAGGAGTACGAGGTACTGCCCGCGGGCCGCGAGGAACTGGCGGCCTGGGTGGCGCTGCCCGAGGACCCGCGCCCGGTCCGTGATCCGCTGCTGCTGCGGATGCGGGCGGCGGCGGTCGTCGGGACGAACGGAATGGGCGCGGAGCTGCGCCGCCATCTCTCGCTCCACGAGCGGCAGTTGGCGGAGTACCGGAAGATCGAGGAGCGGGACTTCACCCCCTCGCCGACCACTGACGAGAGCCGACTGCGGTATCTGGTGCTGCGGGGCGGCATCGACCTGGAGACGTTCTGGATCGGCTGGCTCACCCGGGCCATCGCGGACCTGGACGGCTGA